In Streptomyces sp. 1222.5, the genomic stretch TACGGCTGTGACGCGACCACGTCGAAGGACGTCGTCTCCGACGCCCAGGGCAAGCTGAACACCACGCTGGTGGTGCACAGCTCCTTCCAGGCCGTGGTGACGGCCGACGGACAGGTCTGGGGCAAGGTCGACGCCAAGACCACCGCGACCCAGGTCGGCCTGGGCAGCGACACGGGTGAGGGCGGCGGTCAGGTGATCAGCTTCAAGTAGTCCGGTCCCCGCTCCCGCATCCCCTTCCGAAGCCCCCGGCACGTCGGCCGCCCGCTGGCCTGTCGGGGGCTCGGGCGTGTCCGGGGTGCAGGGCCGGAGACGACACGACGGTGCGGGCCCAGGTGGGCCCGCACCGTCGGTATCCGGCCGGGTGTCAGCCGGCCGTGCTCGCCCCGGGCGCGATGTCGCCGGCGAAGCGCCGGTGCGGGTCGATCCTGGCCCGTACCCGGTCCACCGCGGCGACGGCCTCGGCGTCGAGGTGGCGCTGCGGCCGGTCCGCGCCCTCGACCAGGGACGGCACGGTGCGGCCGGTGTTCCACGGGTCCAGCGCGGCCCGGACGGTGGCGCAGTGCGTAGTGAGGTCCTCGGGGGTGACCGGCCCGAACGGGGGTCCCGATCCCATGTAGGCGTAGGCCGCGTCCACCTGGTTCAGTACGCCGCCGCGGGGGTCGGCGTCGGCGAAGGCACCGCCGAGCTGACGCAGCGTCGCCACGGCGAGAGGTGAGCCGGAACCCACACCGAGCACGCTCAGGAACGCCTCGGCCGTGTCGTCGCCGAGTTCCCCGAGGAGCAGGTGGTCACCGATGAACGGGACCGGCTCCGCAGGGTCCATGTGGGCGTCGAGGACACCGGCGGCGTCGGTGAGCGCCCAGGTGTCCATGAGCGGCTCGGCGATGCCCCGCAGCGGTGCGAGCAGGTCCTCGGCCTGGCGCCGGGCCTCGGCCACGTCGTCCGGGGATGCGGCGAAGACCGCACCGTCGATGCAGATCACCGGGCCGGCCGCGAGCGCGGGCGGGACACCGGGGACCGGTGGCAGGTTCATCACACGCAGCGAGGTGGTCGCCCGGCGGGGCGCGTCCGCGGCCCAGTCGCGCCAGGCGGTGAGCAGCGGACGGGCGTGGGCCGCGGACCAGTAGGTGCCTCCGGTGACCACCTTCGCCACCGGGAACAGCTCGAACTCGACGGCGGTGACGATGCCGAAGCCGCCTCCCCCGCCGCGCAGGGCCCACAGCAGCTCGGGGTCGTTCTCGGCGTCCGCGCGGACCGACGCGCCGTCGGCGGTGACGAGTTCGACCGCGCGCACGCTGTTGGCGGCCAGTCCGGTGTGACGGCCGTAGAAGCTGACACCTCCGCCGAGCAGATAGCCGACCACGCCGACGTGGGCCGCCGAGCCGTGCGGGGCGGTCAGGCCGTGGGGCGCTGCCGCCGCGACCACCTCGCCCCACGTCGTGCCGGCCGGTACCCGGGCGATCCGGCGATCCGCGTCGACGATGACACCGCCCTGAAGACGGGTGCGGATGAGCAGGCCGCCGTCGACAGGCTGCCGGGCGCCGGAGGCGTGACCGGTGGTGTGCACGCGGACGGGCAGGTCGCGGGCGGCGGCCTCGCGCACGGCGGCGCGGACCTCGGCCACGCTGCGGGCGGTCACGGCCGTCTCGGGCCGCGCCGGTGCGGCGAGGTTGAAGACGGCCGTGGCCTCGTCGTACTCCGCCGTGCCGGGTGCCGCGAGGACCGTCCGCAGGACGTCGGGCTGATTCATGACAGCGTTCTTCCTTCTGTGCGTCGGTGCCGCGTCGGGCTCGCCGTTGGTCAGTTCTCGCGTACGGCCGTGATGAACACGAAGGTTCCCGGGCCGCTCTCCTCGCGCACCGTCAGGCCGGCGTCGGCCAGCCAGCCCCGGAGCCGGTCGAGGTCGAACAGCTGGAGACCGCCCTGGTGCTGGGGGAAGCGGTGGGCAGACTGGAAGTAGCCGTAGACCGGGTCGTCGGAGCGGCGGAAGGTCATCAGGGTGAACGTGCCGCCGGGCCGCAGCACCCGGCTCACCTCGGCGATCGCCGCACCGGCGTCGGCGTAGAAGGCCTGGAGGGCGTTCCAGCACACGACCGCTCCCAAGGAGGCGTCTTCGAAGGGGAGTTCGGCGGCGGATGCCAGCACGGACGGCACGTCGGGCAGCCGCCCGCGCAGTACGTTGAGCATGGGCAGCGCGCTGTCGAGGGCGATGAGCCGTTCGGCGCCCACGGCCTCGGCGATAACGGCAGTCCACCGGCCCGCTCCGGCGCCAAGGTCGAGGACGGGCCCGTCAACGGGTCGCACGTGGTCGGCGATGTAGCGGTCCTCGTCCTGCGGGGTGACGGCGCCGCCCCAGTTCGAGCCGGAGACGCGCAGAAAGGCGGGGCGGGCCACGGCCTCGTAGAACAGGCCCATGCTGGGCACCCGGGACAGCTTCTCCAGGAAGTCGGCGGAGGCGTCGCCCTGTTGCTCCGTAGCGGGCGCGGTCAGGTCGAGGATGCCACCGGCCACGGGGTAGCGGGCCGCGCAGTCGGCGCAGCGGGCGACACCGTCGTGCGAGGCCAGGGAGCCCCGGCAGGCGGGGCAGCGCAGCGCGCCGAGGTGCCGGGCGAACAGAGCCGCGTCGGCGACGGGGGCACTGACGTCGCGGCTCTCGGGCAGGGGAGCCTCGGGCAGGTTGCGCGGCTCGCCGTGGCACACCGCCCAGTAGGCGCGGGCGCCGGTGCAGCCGAGGACCGTACGGGTGTCGTTCTCCCAGTTCGCCTCCAGCTGCTGCGGCGTCAGTTCCTTGATCCAGCTCTGGTCGAAGGCACGCTCGTCCGCGTTGAGAGTCCACGCCGACGGAGACGGCCACACCCGGCCGAGGTCTGGCCGGGAGGGGTCGAGCGTGCTCAGCGCGCGGTCCAGGCGGGAGAGGTCCTCCGCCTCCAGGTCGAGCCCCGAGACCGCTGCGAGGATGCGCTCGCGGTCGCCGGGGAAGTGCGACAGCAAGTAGAGCAGGGCGAGGGTGAGCGGTGTATCGGTCTCCTCGGTGCCCAGGAGACCGAGATAGAGGCCGAGGTGGTCACGCACGGCGCTGCCGAGCGGTCCGTCGAGTACCGGGTACTCCGTCTCGGCCAGCAGGCCCAGCAGCACGGCCGGGTACCCCTTGCGTGCGGTGTCGGACCTCTCCAGGGCCGCCACGAGCGCGGGCACCGCAGCGAGAGCGTCCGGGTGCGCCCGGCCGTCGTTCCACAGGGCGTCCACCAGCGCGTGGAAACGTGCGGGCACGTCTTCCGGCCGGGCCTGCACGAACGCCTCGGCGAGACCGACGGCGGCAGGGGCGGGGGAAACGGTCATCGGGTGTGTCCTTCCTGGGTCGGTGCGGCAGGCGCCGGCGCCGCGCGCGATGCGCCACGCTGCCAGCGGTCGCGGCGGCGCTGCATCTTCCTGGCTGCGCTCCTGCGGTGGGGGCCGCCGCGGTCGGGCGGTGCAGCAATCCGCAAGATGCGGGCGGGTCGCGGGGCGGCGGACGATACGGCTGGGCGCCCCGGGTGGTCCGGGAGCCGATCCCCGCCCTGTGCGAGCGCGCCCGTGTCCCCTCGACCGACGACCGCCTGACGGTCAGCCACTGACGGAGCGCTCATGCATCCCTTCCGCATCGACATCCCGCAGGCCCAGCTCGACGATCTGCACCGCCGCCTGGACGCGACGCGCTGGCCGGACGAGCTGCCCGGTGTGGGCTGGGACCGCGGAGTGCCGCTGAGTTACCTCAAGGAGCTCGCCGAGTACTGGCGCACCTCGTTCGACTGGAGGGCGGCCGAGGCCCAGCTGAACGCGCACCCGCAGTTCACCGAGGAGATCGACGGCGCCCGGGTGCACTTCCTGCACGTACGCTCCCCCGAGCCGGACGCGACGCCGCTGTTGCTCACGCACGGCTGGCCGGGCTCCGTCGCCGAGTTCCTCGACGTGATCGGGCCGCTGACCGACCCGCGCGCGCACGGCGGCGACCCGGCGGACGCCTTCCACCTGGTGATCCCGTCGATCCCCGGCTACGGATTCTCCTCGCTGACCGAGACCGGCTGGGACACCCCGCGGATCGCCCGCGCCTGGGCCGAGCTGATGGCCCGGCTGGGCTACGACCGCTACGTCGCCCAGGGCGGCGACGCCGGTGCGGTGATCTCCCTGGAGCTCGGCCGCATCGATCCCGAGCACGTGGCCGGCGTGCACGTGAACATGCTGATGACGTTCCCGTCCGGCGATCCCGCCGAGCTGGCCGCCCTCGACGAGCGCGATCAGGCGCGGCTGGGCAAGCTGGCCCGCTTCGACGCGGAGCTGTCCGGCTACATGAAGCTGCAGCAGACCCGCCCGCAGACGCTGGCGTACGCGCTTACCGACTCCCCCGTGGGCCAGCTGGCCTGGATCGTGGAGAAGTTCCTGGATTGGACGGGGGCGACGGAGCTGCCCGAGGACGCCGTCGACCGCGACCGTCTGCTGACGAACGTGACGATCTACTGGCTGACGGCGACCGCGGGTTCGTCGGCCCAGTTCTACTACGAGGGCGCGGCCGGCGTGCGCGCCGCGGCGGCCGGTGCCGTACCGCCGCCGCTGACCGTGCCGGTGGGCGTCGCCGTCTTCCCGGACGACATCTTCGTGCCCATCCGCAGCCTCGCCGACCGGGACCTGCCCACCATCACGCACTGGTCGGAGTTCGAGCAGGGCGGCCACTTCGCCGCGCTGGAACAGCCCGCTGCCCTCACCGGCGACGTCCGGGCCTTCGCCCGCACCCTGCGCCCCGCGGCCGTGACGGCCTGACGGCGCGATCGCCCCCGACCCGGTACGACAGACCAAGAGAGACGAGGCACCGCATGACCGCCAGGACCGTGATCGACGTCTGGGTGGCCGACCTGACGTTCCCCGGCTACATGGACCGGCTCCACCGGCTCGGAGCGGAGTTCGAGAAGGCGCACCCCGAGTACCGGATCAACATCGAGGGCCGTGACTTCCGGCTGCTCTCGCAGCAGATCGCCGAGGCGGCGGAGGAAGGCCGTCCGCCGGCCGTCGCGGAGTACTACTTCGCCGTCACCCAGGCGGCCCGCGACTCGCGCGCCGCCGACGGCAGGCCGCTGTTCACCTCGGTGCAGAAGGCGATCGCGGGCCGCAATGAGATCCTCGGCGAGCCGGTGGTCGTCGACGATCTCATCCCGGCCGTGCGCGAGTACTACTCGGTGGACGGGGACCTCACCTCGATGCCCGCCGTCGTCACCGCCATGCTGATCTACGGCAACCAGACAATCCTCGACAAGGCCGGCATCGGCTCGCTGCCCACGACGTGGGGCGAGATAGAGGCGGCCTGCGAGGCGGTGGCGGCCCTGGAGGGCGGCCCGTCGCACGGTGTCACTTGGTCCAACCACGGGCTGTTCTTCCAGCAGGCGCTCGCGGTGCAGGGCGGCGAACTGGCCGACAACGCCAACGGCCGCGCGGGCCGCGCGACCCGTGTGGACCTGTCGTCGAAGGAGATGCTCACCTGGGCCGAGTGGTGGCGGACGCTGCACAGCAGCGGCCACTACCTCTACACCGGGAAGATCCCGGACTGGGAGGGCAACATCAAGGCGTTCGCCGACCAGGACGTGGCGCTGCGCATCACCTCGTCCAACGACCTCAACTACATGGCGATGGCCGCCGAGAACGCGGGCTTCGAGATGAGCGTCGGCCGCTTCCCGGGCCGGGAGAGCGAGCCGTACGGCGGCAACATCATCGCGGGCACCTCGCTGTGGCTGGCGAACGGCCTCGACGAGGTCACCCAGGACGGCGCGCTGGCCTTCATGCAGTTCCTGAACAACCCGCGCAACGCCGCCGACCGGCACATCGCCTCCAGTTTCGTCCCGGTCACCCGCTCCTCCTACCGGCTGCTGGAGGACGAGGGCTGGTTCGACGCCAACCCCTACCACCGTCTCGCCAGCGCGCAGCTCGGCTCCTCTACGGAAGGCGAGGGCGTGCCGCCGTGCCGCGGCGCCCTGTTCGGCGACTTCGCCGGCGCCCAGGACGTTATGACCCGGGCCATGGACGACGTGCTCCAGCGAGGCGCGGAGCCCGCCGAGCGCTTCGCCGAGGCCACTGTGGAGGCGCAGGAACTCCTCGAAGCCTACGAGAAGGACCGCGTCGACAACGGCGTACGCGACCCGCAGAGCCTGCGGGTGGAGTACTTCCGTGACGCGGAGGCCTACACGGGCGCCCAGCTGGAGGACGCGGTGAAGGGCACGAAGTAGCCACCGGTAGGGACCATGAGGGGGGCGGACCGGATGGTCCGCCCCCCTCATGGTGGGCCCGCTGGTCCGGTCGGTTTCAGGCCGCCAGGCCCGACGGCATGTGTGCTGCCCCGTCCGGCTCGGCCGGCACTGGGCGGTAGTAGTCGTCCAGGTCCACGGCCTGGCCGTCGAGGGCGACGCGGAGTTCGGCGAGGGCGCCGCGCAGGGCGGCCTGGACGGCCGGCACCCGGCATGCGCCACGGAGGTCCGAAAGGGTGCGGTAACTCTGCAGTAGACGGTCCCGCTGCTCAGGCGTGAGCGAGGTGTCGTTCGTCATGAAGTCGTGCCGCCTTCCACTTGGTTCGGGGCAGGCTGCCCTGCGGGGCGAGCTCCACCTGGGGCCGGATGCCGATCTCGCGCTTGAACTCGTCCGCGATGCGCGCGCACAGGGCCTTCGCGGCCTCGCCGGTGAGGTCGCCCGCCTCGGTCAGGACGTGGATGGTGTCGAGTCCGCGCACCGTACGGATGGACGAGCGGAATTCACTGACCTCGGGGAAGGAACGCAACACGTCCTCGATCATCACCGGGGTCACCGAGACACCGCGGATCTTGCGCATGTCGTCGACGCGCCGCAGGATGCCGCCGTCGAGGAAGTCCCAGGTGCGGCCGCAACCGCATTCGCTGTAGGGCCGCTTGACCACGATGTCCTCGGTCCAGTGGCGAAAGAGCTGCATGCCTTCGCGGTAGAGGCCGGTGGTGACGCGGACGCCCTCCTCGCCGTAACCCACCGGCTGCCGCGTCTCGGGGTGCAGCACCTCCTCGATGACGGTCGGCTCGTTGATGTGGCACGCGCCTCGGCGCGTGGGACACTCGAACATGAACACCCCGCCGAACTCGGTCGTCCCCGCGGCGTTGAAGACACGGGCGCCGAACGCCTGCTCGATGGTGCGGGTCGTGAAGTCGGAGCGCGGCTCCGCGCCCGCCAGCATCACCTGCACGTTGGCGTCCCGGGCGAGGTCGACACCCATCTCGCCCGCGGTTTCGATCAGCCGCATGGCGTAGCTCGGGGTGAGGCCGAGAACCTCGATCCGGTAGTCGACCAGCAGCCGGACCACCGTCCTGGAGTCCAGGCCACCGGCCGGTACAACCGTGCAGCCCATGCGCTCCAGGGCGTAGTGCATGCCCCAGAAGCCGGCGAACAGGCCGTATCCGAAGGACACCAGGGCCTTGTGATGGGAGCGCACACCGTTGCCGTACAGCGCGGTGCAGAACGTGTCGCTGATCCACTTCCAGTCGCGTTCGGTGTCGAACGTACGCACCGGCGGATTGCCGCTGGTGCCGCTGGTCTGGTGGTGGCGCACCCCGTGCACCGGATCGAGCGAGGGCCAGGTGCCGTACGGCGGCGCGGCCTGCTGCGAGGCAAGGAGGTCCGCCTTGTACAGCAGGGGCATGCGCTCGGTGTACGCGGCCATCGAGGTGATGCCGTCGGGGATGCGCTCGGCCCAGAAGGGCGAGTTGTGCCGGGCGTGCTCCAGTGCGCGCCGCAGGCGGCGCCACTGCCACTGCTCCAGCTCCTCGCGGGGCATGGTCTCCGCTGTGCCGTTCCAGTACTCCACGTCGCCTCCGGGGTGCGTGACTCCGACCCGGCGAGCCCATCATGGGCGCGGACGGCGGCGCATCTCGATCCGTGCCCTCTTCGAGGATGCGGGCTCAGGCCGCCAGGACGTGGCCCCGTTCGGTGGCGAATCCCCGTACACCGCGCAGGAAGTTGGAAATCATGCGCATGCCGTGCTCGGTGCGGAAGCTCTCCGGGTGGAACTGGACGGACTCGATGGGCAGAGTGCGGTGGCGCAGTCCCATCACATAGCCGTCCTCGGCGGAGCGTGCGGTGACCTCCAGAGCGGCCGGCACGGTCGTCTCCGGCACGATCAGCGAGTGGTAGCGGGTGGCCGAGAAGCGGTCCGGCACCCCGGCGAACACTCCGCGTCCGTCGTGCTCGACGTGGCTCGCCTTGCCGTGCATCAGTCGTCGGGCCGGTACGACCTCGGCTCCGTAGGCGCGGCCGATGGCCTGGTGGCCGAGACAGACGCCGAACAGCGGCAGCCGGCCGGCGAAGGTCTGCACGATCTCGACGTGCCCGGAGTCGTCCGGGTGCCCGGGCCCCGGGCCGAGCAGGATCGCGTCGGGGTGGCGCCGTTCGACCTCCGTCAGTCGCAGGGCGTTGGAGCGCACCATCAGCGGCTCGGCCCCGGCCGACATCAGGTACTGGCGCAGGATGTCGACGAAGCTGTCGAAGGCGTCGACGACCAGGATGCGCGGTCGCGGACCGGGGTGCCCGGCCACGGTGGGCGAGGGTGTCGTCACAACAGCTCCTTTCCGGTGACCGCCCAGTGGGCGGCGCTCATCTTGGCCAGCGTCTCGCGCCACTCCTTCGCCGGTTCGGAGTCGGCGACGATCCCCGCCGAGGCACGAGTGCGGTAGACGCCGTCGTGGTGGAAGAGGGTGCGGATACACAGCGCGAGGTTGGTGTATCCGCCGATGTCGATCACACCGAGCGCACCGGCGTACAGGCCGCGGCGGCTGCGTTCGAGGGACTCGATGATCTCCATGGCCCGGATCTTGGGCGTGCCGGTCATGGTGCCGGCGGGAAACAGGGCGGCCACGGCGTCGAAGGCGTCCTTGTCCGCCTCGGCCTGCCCGGACACGGTCGAGACCAGATGCAGGACGTGGGAGTACTGTTCGACGGCGAACTCGTCGGGCACGACGAGGGAGTCCGCCTTGGCGATCCGCCCGATGTCGTTGCGGCACAGGTCCACCAGCATGGTGTGCTCGGCGATCTCCTTGGGGTCCGAGCGCAGCCGCCGGGCGCCCGCCTCGTCGTCGCCGGTGCGCGGCAGCGTCCCGGCGATCGGCCGCATGGTGACGGCGCCCTGCTCGATGCGTACGAACAGCTCGGGGCTCGCGCCGATGACGTGCTGCCCGCCAACGCTCGCCAGGTACATGTACGGGGAGGCGTTGCGGCGGCGCAGCCGCTGGTAGACGTCGACGGGGTCGGCGCCGGAGCGGATGCTCAGTTCGTGGCCGATCTGCACCTGATAGATGTCGCCGACCGCGATGTGTTCCAGGCAGCGTTCCACGTCGCGGCGGAATGCCTCGGGGTCGGTGTCGTCGCTCACGAGCGCCTCGGGGACGTCGTCCGCCTCGGGTTCGGGCCAGGAGCTCTCGGCGTCCTCAAGCAGTGCGGTGATGTCCTGTGGGTCGAACGCCGGCCACGCATCGGACTCGTGCAGCAGCAGCTCGGTCCTGTCCTCGGCGACGTCCCGCACCACTAGCCCCTGATGGACGACGAGTTCCACGTCCGGCAGGTCGGGGCCTTGCTCGATGAGGTGGGGCAGGTCCTCGACGTAGCGCACGGTGTCGTAGCCGAAGTAGCCGAGGAAACCGAACCGGAAGCGGGTCGCGGAGCCGGGGGTGTCGAACAGGCCCTGGGCGGTGCGCAGCAGCGGCCACAGGCCGGCGAGGGTCCGCAGCCGCAGGGTGCCGTCGACGCCCTCGGCGACCAGCGGCCGGATGCGCTCCAGCAGCGGATCGCGCAGCGCGGGGACGCCCTCGACGCGGACGGCTCCGCCGGTGACGGCCACGGACAGCAGTGCGCCGAAGCCGACGAATTGGAAGCGGCACTCACGGATCGGGCCCGCCGCCGATTCGAGCAGGTAGACGCTGTCGTCGCCGAAGCGCGCGGCCAGGGCGCGGTAGGCGGGCAACATCGGCAGCCGGGACAGAGTGCGCGTCCGGGTGGTCACCCGGACCGCGGCCGGTGCCGTGCGGGGCTCGGTCATCGCGGGTTCCTTCTGTTCACGTGGTGATCGCGTAGCGGTGCGCGACCTGCCGGGCGGTGACGGCGGCGCTGTCGGGAGCCGACCGCTGATCGAGCACCCGGGCCGCCTTCCAGCTCACGAAGGAGCCGGTGTGGGTAACCGGGTCGAGGTCGGTCTCGATGACGGCCCTGGCATGGGCTCCGGTCAGCGCGCGCAGTCGCCCGGCCACGGCGTCGGCGACGGCGTCCGGATCCGCGGACCCGGGCAGCAGGTCCATGCGGACGGTGATCTCGTCCTCGCCGCCGCTCGTGCGGTCGATGACGACCTGGTAGCCCAGGCAGCCGCGCACCCCGTCGAGGACAGCCGCCTCCAGCTGCCCGGGGTGGAGCCGGACCCGGCCGAGGGCGATGCGGTCGGCGACCCGGCCGACGACCTCGACGACGGGGCCGGGCAGAGGTGCGTGGGCCGGTGCGGGGGTGATGCGGACCAGGTCCCCGGTGCGGTAGCGGATCAGCGGCTTGATGCCGTCGACAAGCATGGTCAGCACCAGTTCGCCCGCGCCGGTGTCGCCGAGCACGGCCCCGGTGTCCGGGTCGATCAGCTCGGTCACGTAGTTGGGCGCCGATAGGTGCAGCAGGCCGTCGTCGGCGCCCGTGGCGATGCACAGCGCCTCCTGGGAGCCGTACAGCGCGGGGCGCACGACGGCTTGCGGCCAGACGGTCGCGACGTTGGCGGCGAACTGGGGCGTGCAGATCTCGCCGAGCACCAGGAACAGCTTCACCGGCAGCTGGGCGAGGTCGTAGCCGTAATGCAGCGCGGCCTTGGCGAGGCTCAGGCAGAGGGCGGGCGCGCAGACCACGACCTCGACGTTCAGTTCCTCGATCAGGCGCAGCGCCTTCTGGAAGCCGACCCGGGGCGACTCGGGCCAGATCTTCACGTGGCACGCACCGAGTGAGGCGGTGACGGCGCTGAACACGTCGCCGAACGCGTAGAGCTCGGAGGGGCCCATCAGGCCGACGACCGGCATGCGGTCGCCGAAGCGGGACCGGAACAGCCGGCGCCAGGACTCCTCCACGGCCGCGTTGGAGGTGGCGATGTCCCTGGGGCCGCGCGGGCACGGTGTGGCGGCGCCGGTGGTCCCGTTGGTCTCGTAGTAGATACTCGCCTCGCCGACCCGTCCCGACAGCACGTCGTACATTTCGCGGCGCAGGTCGTCCTTGGTGGTGAAGGGCAGCGACGACAGGTCCTCGGGGGTGACGGCGTCGATGTCCACGCCCGCCAGGTGACAGCGGTAGAACGGGGAGCGTTCGGTGACGTGGTGGAGCACGGTGGTCAGCTGCTCCTGGCGCCAGTCGGCGAGCTGGGCGTCGGTGAGGGTGGAGTCGTAGAAGGCCCGGCTGACGTTCCGGTAGGCGGCGAGGAAGTCGTCGAGGCCGAGGCCGCGCGCGGGGGCCCGCAGCGTCTGGAGCGCGGTGGTCATGCCGGCACCTGCGTCTCGTTCAGGGCCAGGCCGACGCGCTCGTTGACGTCGTCGGAGGCCAGCAGGTCGTCCCGGCCGGTCAGCCGGCGGTGCTCGTCGAGCAGCTGGATCATGTCGACCATGCGGTCGACCAGGCGCTGCACGTTCGTCAGCCCCTCGTCGTCGTTGAGCGCGTCGCCACGGTGCAGCGCGTGCACCGTGGCCGGGAATCCGCTGCCCACCACGATCATCCGGTTGAGCAGGGCGTTGACGGTGAGCTGGGCCCACACTTCGCCTGCGCTGTAGCGCCGGGCGACGGAGATGATGCCGGCGACCTTGTTGCTCAGCGGCCGGTCGAAGCGCAGGTAGCCGACGCCGGCCCGCTCGATGAAGGTCTGCATCAGGCTCGCGGTGCCGAATCCGTGGACCGGGGCCGCGAAGACGATGCCGTCCGCGTCGATCATCTTCTGTACGACGCCGGGCACACCGTCCGCCAGGGCGCAGGGCACGGGGCGGTCGTTGCAGTTGCCGCAGGGGCCGCAGCGCTCCATCCAGATGTTGCGCAGGTCGACGATCTCGAACTCGACACCACGCTGCTCGGCGATCGCAGCCGCGTGCCGGAGGACGTCGGCGGTGTTGCCGTCCCGCTCCGATCCGTTGATGGCGAGGATCTTCAGACGTGTTGTCACGAGGTGTCTCCTTCGAAGGATCCGGCCGGCGCCGGTGCCCGGCGAGCACATTCCCTGCCGTTCTCGGCCCGTTGACTCCCTTAAATCGTCATGTCTCCGCACGGATCGAGGCATCTTCGTAAATGCTGGATGGACCAACGGCCCCGGACCTGGTAGAGGTCCGGGGCCGTCGGAGGCGTGCCGTCGTCACGGCGGTGGGGCGGGAGGGTGTCGCCGGAAGGGGTGCGGCGCGGCTGCCGCTCAGGCGGTCACGGCGACGGGGAAGGTGTCCAGGCCGCGCACGACCCAGCGGTCGCGGTAGACGGGCGGCTCCGTCGCGGCCAGGCGGGGGAACCGGGCGAAGAGCCGGGGCAGCGCGATC encodes the following:
- a CDS encoding class I SAM-dependent methyltransferase — translated: MTVSPAPAAVGLAEAFVQARPEDVPARFHALVDALWNDGRAHPDALAAVPALVAALERSDTARKGYPAVLLGLLAETEYPVLDGPLGSAVRDHLGLYLGLLGTEETDTPLTLALLYLLSHFPGDRERILAAVSGLDLEAEDLSRLDRALSTLDPSRPDLGRVWPSPSAWTLNADERAFDQSWIKELTPQQLEANWENDTRTVLGCTGARAYWAVCHGEPRNLPEAPLPESRDVSAPVADAALFARHLGALRCPACRGSLASHDGVARCADCAARYPVAGGILDLTAPATEQQGDASADFLEKLSRVPSMGLFYEAVARPAFLRVSGSNWGGAVTPQDEDRYIADHVRPVDGPVLDLGAGAGRWTAVIAEAVGAERLIALDSALPMLNVLRGRLPDVPSVLASAAELPFEDASLGAVVCWNALQAFYADAGAAIAEVSRVLRPGGTFTLMTFRRSDDPVYGYFQSAHRFPQHQGGLQLFDLDRLRGWLADAGLTVREESGPGTFVFITAVREN
- a CDS encoding extracellular solute-binding protein, with product MTARTVIDVWVADLTFPGYMDRLHRLGAEFEKAHPEYRINIEGRDFRLLSQQIAEAAEEGRPPAVAEYYFAVTQAARDSRAADGRPLFTSVQKAIAGRNEILGEPVVVDDLIPAVREYYSVDGDLTSMPAVVTAMLIYGNQTILDKAGIGSLPTTWGEIEAACEAVAALEGGPSHGVTWSNHGLFFQQALAVQGGELADNANGRAGRATRVDLSSKEMLTWAEWWRTLHSSGHYLYTGKIPDWEGNIKAFADQDVALRITSSNDLNYMAMAAENAGFEMSVGRFPGRESEPYGGNIIAGTSLWLANGLDEVTQDGALAFMQFLNNPRNAADRHIASSFVPVTRSSYRLLEDEGWFDANPYHRLASAQLGSSTEGEGVPPCRGALFGDFAGAQDVMTRAMDDVLQRGAEPAERFAEATVEAQELLEAYEKDRVDNGVRDPQSLRVEYFRDAEAYTGAQLEDAVKGTK
- a CDS encoding FAD-binding oxidoreductase, whose product is MNQPDVLRTVLAAPGTAEYDEATAVFNLAAPARPETAVTARSVAEVRAAVREAAARDLPVRVHTTGHASGARQPVDGGLLIRTRLQGGVIVDADRRIARVPAGTTWGEVVAAAAPHGLTAPHGSAAHVGVVGYLLGGGVSFYGRHTGLAANSVRAVELVTADGASVRADAENDPELLWALRGGGGGFGIVTAVEFELFPVAKVVTGGTYWSAAHARPLLTAWRDWAADAPRRATTSLRVMNLPPVPGVPPALAAGPVICIDGAVFAASPDDVAEARRQAEDLLAPLRGIAEPLMDTWALTDAAGVLDAHMDPAEPVPFIGDHLLLGELGDDTAEAFLSVLGVGSGSPLAVATLRQLGGAFADADPRGGVLNQVDAAYAYMGSGPPFGPVTPEDLTTHCATVRAALDPWNTGRTVPSLVEGADRPQRHLDAEAVAAVDRVRARIDPHRRFAGDIAPGASTAG
- a CDS encoding epoxide hydrolase family protein — protein: MHPFRIDIPQAQLDDLHRRLDATRWPDELPGVGWDRGVPLSYLKELAEYWRTSFDWRAAEAQLNAHPQFTEEIDGARVHFLHVRSPEPDATPLLLTHGWPGSVAEFLDVIGPLTDPRAHGGDPADAFHLVIPSIPGYGFSSLTETGWDTPRIARAWAELMARLGYDRYVAQGGDAGAVISLELGRIDPEHVAGVHVNMLMTFPSGDPAELAALDERDQARLGKLARFDAELSGYMKLQQTRPQTLAYALTDSPVGQLAWIVEKFLDWTGATELPEDAVDRDRLLTNVTIYWLTATAGSSAQFYYEGAAGVRAAAAGAVPPPLTVPVGVAVFPDDIFVPIRSLADRDLPTITHWSEFEQGGHFAALEQPAALTGDVRAFARTLRPAAVTA
- a CDS encoding phenylacetate--CoA ligase family protein, whose translation is MEYWNGTAETMPREELEQWQWRRLRRALEHARHNSPFWAERIPDGITSMAAYTERMPLLYKADLLASQQAAPPYGTWPSLDPVHGVRHHQTSGTSGNPPVRTFDTERDWKWISDTFCTALYGNGVRSHHKALVSFGYGLFAGFWGMHYALERMGCTVVPAGGLDSRTVVRLLVDYRIEVLGLTPSYAMRLIETAGEMGVDLARDANVQVMLAGAEPRSDFTTRTIEQAFGARVFNAAGTTEFGGVFMFECPTRRGACHINEPTVIEEVLHPETRQPVGYGEEGVRVTTGLYREGMQLFRHWTEDIVVKRPYSECGCGRTWDFLDGGILRRVDDMRKIRGVSVTPVMIEDVLRSFPEVSEFRSSIRTVRGLDTIHVLTEAGDLTGEAAKALCARIADEFKREIGIRPQVELAPQGSLPRTKWKAARLHDERHLAHA
- a CDS encoding aminodeoxychorismate/anthranilate synthase component II; the encoded protein is MTTPSPTVAGHPGPRPRILVVDAFDSFVDILRQYLMSAGAEPLMVRSNALRLTEVERRHPDAILLGPGPGHPDDSGHVEIVQTFAGRLPLFGVCLGHQAIGRAYGAEVVPARRLMHGKASHVEHDGRGVFAGVPDRFSATRYHSLIVPETTVPAALEVTARSAEDGYVMGLRHRTLPIESVQFHPESFRTEHGMRMISNFLRGVRGFATERGHVLAA
- a CDS encoding DUF6052 family protein; amino-acid sequence: MTNDTSLTPEQRDRLLQSYRTLSDLRGACRVPAVQAALRGALAELRVALDGQAVDLDDYYRPVPAEPDGAAHMPSGLAA